In one window of Candidatus Methylacidiphilales bacterium DNA:
- a CDS encoding alpha/beta hydrolase family protein: MPKAWRPMWAMRGQRRLIQVSPLATGYVENDTAHYDLYPCKAGWKAPTMLIAHGLMSVSDWGYRRWASRLNELGWNAVFVHLPYHYARRPRGKWSGELAITADLIRNVEGLRQCVIELRSLCDWLERQGCTEIGGWGTSYGGWILSVLGAVERRLKRVILVEPMINVESGIWSSPASRVIQRKLRQVGIKLSDAEPHFRLCCPRYMSLHCEPRDVLLVAGEYDEVTPAYEIEQLHRMWKGSHYACFPQGHVGYTLMPESFRLALNLWPEIWRK, translated from the coding sequence ATGCCTAAAGCATGGCGACCCATGTGGGCGATGCGGGGACAACGCCGCTTGATTCAAGTGAGCCCTTTGGCAACTGGATATGTTGAAAACGATACGGCTCACTATGACCTTTATCCTTGCAAGGCTGGATGGAAGGCTCCGACGATGCTTATTGCTCATGGATTAATGTCTGTGAGTGATTGGGGTTACCGCCGGTGGGCAAGTAGATTGAATGAGCTAGGGTGGAACGCAGTATTTGTGCATTTGCCTTACCACTATGCTCGCAGACCGCGCGGAAAGTGGTCAGGGGAGCTTGCGATCACAGCAGATCTTATACGTAATGTGGAGGGTCTGCGGCAATGTGTGATCGAACTCCGCAGTCTCTGTGATTGGCTGGAGAGACAGGGATGCACTGAAATAGGGGGGTGGGGAACGAGTTATGGAGGCTGGATATTGAGTGTGCTAGGAGCAGTGGAAAGGCGATTGAAACGGGTTATTCTCGTTGAACCGATGATCAATGTGGAGAGCGGCATTTGGAGCTCTCCGGCATCGAGAGTTATTCAGCGGAAATTGAGACAAGTTGGGATAAAACTTTCAGATGCTGAGCCGCACTTTAGGTTATGCTGTCCGAGGTATATGAGCTTGCATTGCGAACCTCGCGACGTGTTGCTCGTAGCCGGGGAGTATGATGAAGTGACGCCTGCGTATGAAATCGAGCAGCTCCATCGTATGTGGAAAGGCTCGCATTATGCTTGTTTCCCGCAAGGGCATGTTGGTTACACGTTGATGCCGGAGAGCTTCCGTCTTGCTCTGAACCTGTGGCCTGAGATTTGGCGGAAATAA
- the purL gene encoding phosphoribosylformylglycinamidine synthase subunit PurL: protein MNPPIPDAVITRHGLTSEEYQRIYSILGRHPNLTELGIYSVMWSEHCSYKNSKPELKKFPTRAPQILVPAGEENAGVVDIGDGWAVAFKIESHNHPSAVEPFQGAATGVGGIIRDIFTMGARPLFLMNSLRFGEIRGDNKEAKKNRRLLSGVVAGIAHYGNCVGLPTIGGELQFDPSYNHNPLVNVFCLGILQHREIRRARAQGEGNPVFYVGAHTGRDGLAGAAFASKDLTEDSKAERPAVQVGDPFMEKLLMEACLELFQTTDAVVGVQDMGAAGLTCSTCETAARAEMGIEIELQKVPQREPGMTPYEIMLSESQERMLIIAQKGREKEVLQVFQKWEIPAAEIGYVTSDGMLRVKDKGKTVAEIPARSLTEDAPVYHREACPPRYLRSLESMTIPTDDSIEHCSEAILRLLRAPSIASKRWVYRQFDHQVKLGTVILPGGDAAVFRVLCGGKWKYLAATIDCNARYCYLNPRRGAQHAVAEAVRNLACVGARPLGATDNLNFGNPYDPEIFWQLRECVEGMAEACQHFGIPITGGNVSLYNQSPNGAIDPTPTFGLVGLIEDEKMITRQSLNASVDELLLLGSWGDEIGASIYAYEIHGLKAGSVPRINLEFERAITQFLLELIHHGWIRMAHDLSEGGLAVAVAESYIQDSSASSLTIEVPEELSLCLTLFNETASRILIGISQHHLLAVLDLAQHRGMPCLRLGRYEKNTCENPSLHFLQGTRRLSLPKQELIEAYESPLPRLMEGFDSI, encoded by the coding sequence ATGAATCCACCCATCCCTGACGCCGTCATTACACGTCACGGCTTAACTTCAGAGGAATATCAACGTATTTACTCTATTCTAGGGCGTCACCCCAATCTTACCGAACTCGGCATCTACTCCGTAATGTGGAGTGAACATTGCTCATATAAAAATTCCAAGCCTGAACTCAAAAAATTCCCTACTCGTGCCCCACAGATTCTCGTTCCTGCAGGCGAAGAGAACGCTGGCGTCGTGGACATCGGTGACGGCTGGGCTGTCGCCTTCAAAATCGAATCTCACAATCATCCGAGTGCTGTTGAACCTTTTCAAGGTGCTGCCACAGGTGTTGGTGGAATTATCCGCGACATTTTTACAATGGGCGCTCGCCCTCTTTTTTTAATGAACTCTCTGCGCTTCGGCGAAATACGCGGAGATAACAAGGAGGCCAAAAAAAATCGTCGCTTACTCTCCGGTGTCGTCGCAGGAATCGCCCACTACGGCAACTGTGTTGGTCTTCCGACAATAGGGGGTGAGCTTCAGTTCGACCCATCATACAATCACAATCCTCTCGTAAACGTCTTTTGTCTCGGCATTTTGCAGCATCGTGAAATCAGGCGCGCACGTGCACAAGGAGAGGGTAATCCTGTGTTTTATGTCGGCGCTCATACCGGGCGTGACGGTCTCGCAGGAGCCGCGTTTGCCTCCAAAGATCTAACGGAGGACTCCAAAGCAGAACGCCCAGCTGTCCAAGTCGGTGATCCATTTATGGAAAAATTATTAATGGAGGCATGTCTTGAACTTTTTCAAACCACAGATGCTGTTGTAGGCGTCCAAGACATGGGCGCAGCAGGATTGACATGCTCAACGTGCGAGACCGCTGCACGGGCAGAGATGGGCATAGAAATTGAGCTGCAAAAAGTGCCGCAGCGAGAACCAGGGATGACGCCTTATGAAATCATGCTTTCCGAATCTCAAGAACGCATGCTGATCATCGCTCAAAAAGGTCGCGAAAAAGAAGTGCTGCAGGTCTTTCAAAAATGGGAGATTCCGGCAGCAGAGATTGGCTACGTTACATCGGATGGGATGCTTCGCGTTAAAGATAAAGGAAAAACCGTTGCAGAAATCCCAGCACGCTCGTTGACTGAGGATGCTCCTGTCTATCATCGTGAAGCTTGTCCTCCGCGTTATCTTCGCTCACTTGAATCTATGACTATCCCGACCGATGACTCCATCGAGCATTGCAGTGAGGCTATACTTAGGCTTTTGAGAGCGCCTTCGATAGCATCAAAACGATGGGTCTATCGCCAGTTCGATCACCAAGTCAAACTCGGCACAGTTATTCTCCCAGGCGGTGATGCAGCAGTGTTTCGTGTCTTGTGTGGTGGAAAATGGAAATATCTTGCGGCAACAATAGACTGCAACGCACGATATTGTTACCTCAATCCTCGCCGCGGAGCTCAGCATGCCGTTGCAGAGGCCGTGAGAAATCTCGCTTGTGTCGGAGCCCGTCCTCTTGGTGCCACGGATAATCTTAATTTTGGTAACCCTTATGACCCAGAAATATTCTGGCAACTCCGAGAGTGTGTTGAAGGCATGGCAGAAGCTTGCCAGCATTTTGGAATCCCGATTACGGGTGGAAATGTCAGCTTGTATAATCAATCTCCGAATGGGGCGATTGATCCCACTCCTACATTTGGACTAGTTGGATTAATCGAAGACGAAAAGATGATCACCCGCCAAAGCCTCAATGCTTCGGTAGATGAGTTGCTTCTTCTTGGATCTTGGGGAGATGAAATAGGGGCTAGCATCTACGCCTATGAAATTCATGGGTTAAAAGCAGGTTCAGTCCCTAGGATCAATTTAGAATTCGAGAGAGCCATCACACAATTCTTGCTCGAGCTCATCCATCACGGTTGGATTCGAATGGCGCACGATTTAAGTGAGGGCGGACTCGCTGTGGCGGTAGCAGAATCCTACATTCAGGATTCGAGTGCTTCGTCTCTGACGATCGAAGTGCCAGAGGAATTGTCTCTTTGTCTGACATTATTCAACGAGACTGCATCAAGAATATTGATTGGTATTTCACAGCATCATCTCTTGGCTGTCCTAGATCTGGCTCAGCATCGGGGGATGCCTTGTTTACGATTAGGTCGATACGAAAAAAACACGTGCGAAAATCCATCACTCCATTTTTTACAGGGCACACGTCGTTTATCGCTACCTAAACAAGAATTAATCGAAGCTTATGAGTCGCCTTTACCGCGGTTGATGGAAGGATTTGATTCGATTTGA
- a CDS encoding carotenoid biosynthesis protein: MPSRFSKLEITALALYLIWTLCGLITVSLKINHETIDNINFKAFSERLFHLPLHKASLHWLLRWGDTIMIFLAALNAHLLAIRHWGVSQARRWAALVCIITGSVESCGTLTGIPFGHYVYTDVLGMKLMGVLPLAIPLAWLALLTSCLMLIRGLFPYASPISQTVATATLVTFIDWILEPYAVEIRGYWRWIDTEGNAVDFIPIQNYLSWWVLSATLVFFSPREILKSADPRPWLIPGAMVLLFITARLFT, from the coding sequence ATGCCATCAAGATTCTCAAAACTAGAAATTACAGCTCTCGCCCTTTATTTAATTTGGACCCTATGCGGGCTTATTACAGTTAGCCTGAAAATCAACCACGAGACAATAGATAACATCAACTTCAAAGCTTTTTCCGAACGCCTCTTTCACCTACCCCTTCACAAGGCGTCGCTCCACTGGCTCTTACGTTGGGGCGATACAATTATGATTTTCCTCGCTGCTTTGAATGCACATCTCCTTGCGATCCGACACTGGGGCGTTAGTCAAGCACGCCGTTGGGCTGCGCTAGTGTGTATAATCACTGGTTCAGTAGAATCATGCGGCACTCTTACTGGGATCCCATTTGGGCACTATGTTTACACCGACGTATTAGGAATGAAACTCATGGGCGTTCTTCCGTTGGCCATCCCTCTAGCATGGTTAGCACTATTAACCTCATGCCTCATGCTCATCCGAGGCCTTTTCCCCTATGCATCCCCCATCTCACAAACGGTCGCTACGGCGACTCTAGTCACATTTATCGATTGGATACTAGAGCCTTATGCCGTCGAAATACGCGGCTACTGGCGATGGATCGATACTGAAGGAAATGCAGTAGATTTTATCCCAATCCAAAATTACCTTTCATGGTGGGTTCTGAGCGCGACGCTTGTCTTCTTTTCACCAAGAGAAATTCTAAAGTCTGCGGATCCCCGTCCCTGGCTGATTCCGGGAGCAATGGTCTTGCTTTTCATCACTGCACGCCTATTCACCTAA
- a CDS encoding SufE family protein, which produces MSRELESATSCYPEKLNKIVQFFQGLSDEERRENLINYADSAKRYAPREGMVFDLEDVRKDEECTDTVGIFLKIDPVQQGAHFYVSLGPEVQTLTRAMTAILCKGLDNEKPETVLDVPADFVPKIVGAELVRLRSQTSYYVLGRMKAICKAWLDRERMKQQEKR; this is translated from the coding sequence ATGAGTCGGGAACTTGAGAGCGCTACAAGTTGTTATCCTGAAAAGCTCAATAAGATTGTTCAATTTTTTCAGGGTCTATCTGATGAGGAGCGGCGTGAAAATTTAATTAATTATGCGGATAGCGCTAAGCGTTATGCTCCACGGGAAGGGATGGTGTTTGATCTGGAAGACGTTCGTAAGGATGAAGAATGCACAGATACGGTAGGGATTTTTCTCAAGATAGATCCCGTTCAGCAAGGCGCACACTTCTATGTCTCTCTGGGTCCTGAGGTGCAGACCTTAACCCGTGCGATGACTGCGATATTATGTAAGGGGTTGGACAATGAAAAACCGGAGACAGTTTTGGACGTGCCGGCGGATTTTGTTCCGAAGATTGTAGGGGCAGAGTTGGTGAGGTTGCGCAGTCAGACTTCTTATTATGTTCTAGGAAGGATGAAGGCTATTTGCAAAGCATGGTTAGATCGTGAGCGGATGAAGCAACAAGAAAAACGATAG
- the purQ gene encoding phosphoribosylformylglycinamidine synthase subunit PurQ, giving the protein MRIAVIQFPGSNCDQDCLYVGEHILKTPTYLVWHKETSLQDADLVILPGGFSYGDYLRCGAIARSAPIMKAIEEHIQKERFVLGICNGFQILCEARILPGALVRNASRHFRCEEVYLRVENTQNPFLCLAAKNQILKLPIAHGEGCYIDHKTNLRQSLRHNQIALRYCDSGGVPTPASNPNGSIENIAGLLNRKGNVLGLMPHPERACEEILGNTDGLLIFQSLLHWHKKKRSMAASS; this is encoded by the coding sequence ATGCGTATCGCCGTCATCCAATTTCCTGGATCAAACTGCGACCAAGATTGCCTCTACGTGGGCGAACATATTTTAAAAACCCCAACTTACCTTGTCTGGCATAAGGAAACCTCCCTTCAAGATGCTGACCTAGTCATTTTGCCTGGAGGCTTCTCCTACGGAGATTACCTTCGATGCGGAGCAATTGCGCGTTCAGCTCCCATCATGAAAGCTATCGAAGAGCATATCCAAAAAGAAAGATTCGTTCTCGGCATCTGTAACGGCTTCCAAATTCTATGTGAAGCACGCATCCTCCCAGGCGCTCTTGTGCGTAATGCCTCACGACATTTTCGATGTGAGGAAGTCTATCTCCGAGTCGAAAACACCCAAAACCCGTTCCTCTGCCTAGCCGCTAAAAATCAGATTCTCAAGCTTCCGATCGCACACGGAGAAGGTTGCTATATCGACCATAAAACTAACTTGCGTCAGAGCCTCCGACACAATCAAATTGCCCTTCGCTACTGCGATTCAGGGGGCGTTCCTACCCCCGCTTCCAACCCAAACGGTTCAATTGAAAATATTGCAGGACTACTAAATAGAAAAGGCAACGTGCTAGGACTCATGCCACATCCCGAAAGAGCCTGCGAGGAAATCCTTGGCAATACAGACGGCCTTCTAATTTTTCAATCACTTCTCCACTGGCACAAAAAGAAACGATCCATGGCTGCGTCCTCATGA
- the thiH gene encoding 2-iminoacetate synthase ThiH: protein MEFSEVFRSGQWKSWPKVKKVEKLLFDSACSNEALSAEAWRLTRQYFGRTMRLFAPVYLSNECINNCAYCGFSRDNPIFRVTLSVDEVEAEVKHLWREGFRSVLLVAGEHPKFVSQDYLVRCVERARKWMPSVAIEVGPMEVDEYVPIVGAGAEGLVVYQETYHREIYATLHTAGPKRNFDWRLDCPSRGSQAGFRRIGVGALLGLAPWETEMLALSAHVEYLLRRAWRSQLTISLPRLRPAAGGYEPKFPVSDETLVRMILTLRIVFPQVGIVLSTREPAALRDQLMTLGVTMMSAGSHTEPGGYTGAGRDNLHLTERGRRVDLAMDQRRHAEATEQFVISDERSAGEVALALQARGIEPVWKDWDWAL from the coding sequence GTGGAATTTTCTGAGGTATTTCGAAGTGGGCAATGGAAGAGTTGGCCTAAGGTAAAGAAGGTAGAGAAACTGCTTTTTGATTCGGCATGCAGTAATGAAGCGCTTTCGGCTGAGGCATGGCGTTTGACTCGCCAATATTTCGGCCGGACAATGAGGCTTTTTGCGCCAGTTTATTTGTCCAATGAATGCATTAATAATTGTGCCTATTGTGGGTTTTCTCGGGATAATCCGATTTTTCGTGTGACGCTTTCGGTCGATGAGGTCGAGGCTGAGGTTAAGCACCTTTGGAGAGAAGGGTTTCGGAGCGTTTTATTGGTGGCTGGGGAACATCCTAAATTTGTTTCGCAAGATTATCTGGTCCGGTGCGTTGAAAGAGCGAGGAAGTGGATGCCGAGTGTAGCGATTGAAGTAGGGCCGATGGAGGTGGATGAATATGTTCCGATAGTTGGAGCGGGAGCTGAAGGGCTAGTGGTATATCAAGAAACGTATCACCGTGAAATTTATGCGACCTTACATACGGCGGGGCCTAAGCGTAATTTTGATTGGAGGCTAGATTGTCCGTCGAGGGGAAGCCAGGCTGGATTTCGTCGAATTGGTGTTGGTGCACTTTTGGGGTTAGCTCCGTGGGAGACAGAGATGTTGGCGCTGAGTGCTCACGTGGAGTATTTGTTGCGGCGAGCTTGGCGTTCTCAGTTGACGATTTCTTTGCCGCGTCTGAGACCGGCCGCAGGAGGATACGAACCGAAGTTTCCTGTGTCAGATGAGACGTTGGTCCGTATGATTTTGACACTCCGAATTGTTTTTCCACAGGTCGGTATAGTTTTGTCGACCCGTGAGCCTGCTGCTCTGCGCGACCAACTGATGACACTTGGGGTTACGATGATGAGTGCAGGTTCTCACACTGAGCCGGGAGGATATACTGGAGCTGGACGTGATAATTTGCATCTGACAGAGCGCGGCAGAAGGGTCGACTTGGCTATGGATCAAAGGCGCCATGCAGAGGCTACCGAGCAGTTTGTAATATCGGATGAACGGTCTGCTGGAGAGGTGGCACTGGCTTTGCAGGCGCGCGGTATTGAGCCGGTGTGGAAAGATTGGGATTGGGCATTGTGA
- the bamD gene encoding outer membrane protein assembly factor BamD, whose protein sequence is MMKFFLEIVLLNVLIFCGALTLEAGLVWRPGEGWVDESGEIAAATSSREQLEIGNRYFEKGDYDNALKAYRSLIRRWPLSFMAPEAQFKIGQCLEKRGAFWDAYRAYNTMLQKYPNSEFFNQALERQMAIGNLYLAGEKRRLLKIPLGADYQKAVEIFEGIVRTAPFSRFAPEAQYKAGLAMENMSRYIEAVAAYNRVLERYPADDIADDAQYQIGYAWLRASQKSDYDQSAAQKALEAFEEFLIRYPTSEKAPQARQHISRLKGLSAESSLNIARFYEKQKNYEAAYIYYNDVIQQMPESEDAKIAQRKIDELRSIVERQRIKQKVPSLSSDFPSSVTGKSREKKR, encoded by the coding sequence ATGATGAAGTTTTTTTTAGAGATTGTATTGCTGAATGTTTTAATTTTTTGCGGTGCATTAACTCTTGAGGCAGGATTGGTGTGGCGCCCGGGCGAAGGGTGGGTTGATGAAAGTGGAGAAATTGCTGCAGCAACTAGCTCAAGAGAGCAACTTGAAATCGGCAATCGTTATTTTGAAAAAGGGGATTATGATAATGCTTTGAAAGCCTATCGTAGTTTGATTCGGAGATGGCCGCTATCATTCATGGCTCCGGAGGCACAATTCAAAATAGGTCAGTGCCTAGAAAAACGAGGGGCCTTTTGGGATGCTTACCGCGCTTATAATACAATGCTCCAAAAATACCCCAACAGTGAATTTTTCAATCAAGCTCTAGAGCGGCAGATGGCTATCGGTAACCTTTATTTAGCAGGGGAGAAGAGACGACTATTAAAAATACCACTTGGTGCAGATTATCAAAAGGCGGTCGAAATATTTGAAGGAATCGTCAGGACAGCGCCGTTTAGTCGGTTTGCTCCTGAAGCGCAATATAAAGCGGGTTTAGCAATGGAAAATATGAGCCGTTATATCGAGGCCGTAGCGGCTTATAACCGAGTGTTGGAGAGGTATCCGGCGGATGATATTGCTGATGATGCGCAGTATCAGATCGGATACGCTTGGCTAAGAGCCTCTCAAAAGTCTGATTATGATCAGAGTGCCGCGCAAAAGGCGCTTGAAGCGTTCGAAGAATTTCTGATTCGATACCCTACAAGCGAAAAAGCCCCGCAGGCGCGTCAGCACATTAGCCGACTTAAGGGATTAAGTGCGGAGAGCTCTTTAAACATTGCGCGGTTTTACGAGAAACAAAAAAACTACGAGGCCGCTTATATCTATTATAACGATGTGATTCAACAAATGCCCGAGTCAGAAGATGCGAAGATTGCTCAGAGAAAAATCGATGAACTGCGAAGCATAGTTGAGAGACAACGCATAAAGCAAAAAGTCCCTTCGTTATCTTCAGACTTCCCATCATCGGTCACGGGTAAGAGTAGAGAGAAAAAACGTTGA
- the crtI gene encoding phytoene desaturase family protein: MSQRVLIIGAGIGGLATAIRLAHAGYTVEIWEKNQTPGGKAQEFRHLNFRWDIGPSLITMPHLLRDLFALCGRPLERYLDLIRLNQICRYFWSDGHQIDENAQFFKDPQVTKFLNYARALYELAEPTFLRHPPDRWIQRIQWHDFILLRHLPKICNLQTLAEKVNSFFQDPHLRQLFHRYATYNGSSPFRAPAAFNIIPYVEYRFGAWYPKGGVARIPQALAQLAKELGVSIHYGRHVARFQNGEIISYEGHRITPEIIVANTDVIQAHRTWLRPYTSKAQQMDIASKELSCSAYILLLAVEGQEERLEHHNIFFSDNYEQEFDEIFNQKCLPTDPTIYLSITARTDPQDAPPHHDNYFILINAPSTAALYSFPKTLDEYDAAIIDRLEHTFNITSLSKRIQFRHRITPLDISIRDSTYLGSLYGWASHSIITSLWRPPIQASNPRNLFFVGGTTHPGGGIPMVILSAQMVAERIMEQFPLDASES; this comes from the coding sequence GTGTCACAACGCGTTCTTATCATAGGAGCAGGCATCGGTGGTCTCGCAACTGCAATCCGCCTTGCTCACGCCGGCTACACTGTTGAGATATGGGAAAAAAACCAGACACCTGGAGGTAAAGCTCAAGAGTTCCGTCACCTCAATTTTCGATGGGATATAGGCCCATCTTTAATCACAATGCCCCACCTACTCCGTGACCTCTTTGCTCTGTGTGGACGGCCACTAGAACGCTATCTCGATTTAATCCGGCTCAACCAAATCTGCCGATATTTTTGGTCTGATGGCCACCAAATCGATGAAAACGCGCAGTTCTTCAAAGATCCTCAGGTCACCAAATTTCTGAACTACGCCCGGGCTCTGTATGAACTGGCCGAGCCAACTTTCTTACGCCACCCTCCTGATCGCTGGATTCAACGCATACAGTGGCACGATTTCATACTGCTGCGCCACCTTCCCAAAATATGCAACTTGCAAACATTAGCCGAAAAGGTGAACAGTTTCTTCCAAGACCCCCATCTGCGACAACTCTTTCATCGTTATGCCACCTATAATGGTTCATCACCATTTCGCGCCCCTGCAGCATTTAATATTATCCCCTATGTCGAGTATCGCTTTGGCGCTTGGTATCCCAAAGGTGGAGTTGCTCGCATCCCTCAAGCTCTAGCACAACTTGCCAAAGAGCTAGGAGTTTCTATTCACTATGGTCGCCACGTCGCACGATTTCAAAACGGTGAAATCATCTCCTACGAGGGACATCGTATCACGCCGGAAATCATCGTTGCAAACACCGACGTGATCCAGGCCCACCGCACATGGCTTCGCCCTTACACCTCAAAAGCACAACAAATGGATATTGCCTCCAAAGAGCTATCATGCTCCGCTTATATCCTTCTCTTGGCTGTGGAAGGCCAAGAGGAGAGACTAGAGCATCACAACATTTTCTTCTCCGATAACTACGAGCAAGAGTTCGACGAGATATTCAACCAAAAATGTCTCCCTACTGACCCCACAATCTACCTTTCCATCACTGCCAGGACTGATCCTCAAGACGCTCCGCCTCACCACGATAACTACTTCATTCTGATCAATGCTCCTTCTACTGCCGCTCTATACTCCTTCCCTAAGACGCTAGACGAATATGACGCAGCGATCATCGATCGTCTTGAACACACCTTCAACATCACATCTCTGTCGAAACGAATCCAGTTCCGCCATCGCATCACTCCGCTGGACATCTCCATTAGAGATTCCACATACCTCGGAAGCCTCTACGGATGGGCATCCCACAGCATAATCACATCCCTATGGCGTCCTCCCATTCAAGCTTCCAATCCTCGTAACCTATTCTTTGTCGGTGGCACAACACATCCAGGCGGAGGCATCCCTATGGTTATTCTCAGTGCACAGATGGTTGCAGAAAGAATCATGGAACAATTTCCACTAGACGCCTCCGAAAGCTAA
- the purS gene encoding phosphoribosylformylglycinamidine synthase subunit PurS → MIHATITVMPKQNILDPQGKAVQNALHAHGMTCVEDARVGKLIELKISGTNRSLTEAKLHTLCQELLSNPVIEDYHLKLSSPEAPSDLENTDDTHSPHYASRLIEKINALDSTQATRMTHNRHSRPLRSKSQPQASTRSFSSKEVTQQTKKKGTPMPTAKKSAAKKAGAKKPAAKKAAAKKKSSAKKS, encoded by the coding sequence ATGATACACGCCACTATCACTGTGATGCCCAAACAAAACATCCTCGATCCGCAAGGAAAGGCTGTTCAGAACGCACTACACGCACACGGAATGACCTGTGTCGAAGACGCACGCGTTGGGAAACTTATCGAGTTAAAAATTTCTGGCACCAATCGCTCACTCACAGAGGCTAAGCTCCACACACTATGCCAAGAGCTGCTTTCAAATCCTGTAATAGAAGATTATCACCTTAAGCTTTCCTCTCCCGAAGCCCCAAGCGATTTGGAAAACACCGATGACACTCACTCTCCACATTACGCCAGCCGTTTGATAGAAAAAATAAATGCTTTAGATTCTACACAAGCTACTCGAATGACTCATAATCGCCACTCACGTCCACTGCGCTCGAAGAGCCAACCTCAAGCATCTACACGTTCTTTTTCCAGCAAGGAGGTTACGCAACAAACCAAAAAGAAAGGCACACCTATGCCCACTGCAAAAAAATCCGCCGCTAAAAAAGCTGGCGCTAAAAAGCCTGCGGCCAAAAAAGCAGCAGCAAAAAAGAAATCGTCAGCTAAAAAATCCTAA
- the lptE gene encoding LPS assembly lipoprotein LptE: MIIIFRHFFMGVANWVPSSVCFLFILFFFLGCAGYQVGNLVDSGLQGVKTIFVHPPKNLTTEPGLGVALGHALMHRIEEDGRFKLACLSDADAFLEVVIRENYRTPLRSIRESINRTAQYQSRLKADVVLKNRSDVLLLPRRLIEGESVFFVQNDFQESERQGQEDAIGKLADQIVSYLVEQAW; the protein is encoded by the coding sequence TTGATTATAATTTTTAGACACTTTTTCATGGGAGTAGCGAATTGGGTTCCGTCTTCCGTCTGTTTTCTATTTATTCTCTTTTTTTTCCTTGGTTGTGCTGGATATCAGGTTGGCAACCTTGTCGATTCTGGTCTGCAAGGTGTTAAAACGATCTTTGTTCATCCACCCAAGAATCTGACTACAGAGCCAGGGCTTGGAGTGGCGTTAGGCCATGCGCTCATGCATCGGATTGAGGAGGATGGGCGTTTTAAGCTTGCATGTTTATCTGATGCGGATGCTTTTTTAGAAGTCGTGATACGCGAGAATTACCGGACACCACTGCGCTCGATTCGAGAATCGATAAATCGCACAGCTCAATATCAATCTCGGCTGAAAGCAGATGTCGTATTAAAAAATCGATCTGATGTGCTTCTCCTCCCTAGGCGCTTGATAGAAGGTGAAAGCGTTTTTTTTGTGCAAAATGATTTTCAAGAAAGCGAGCGTCAAGGTCAAGAAGACGCTATCGGTAAACTTGCCGATCAAATCGTCTCTTATCTTGTAGAGCAGGCTTGGTAA